The following is a genomic window from Salarias fasciatus chromosome 10, fSalaFa1.1, whole genome shotgun sequence.
ATAACAGTTTCAGACTATATATAAAGGCTTTCCAGTTAATACCATGTGAAAGAATACATGAAGAAGTCCATCCTCGGACCGCTTTAAACCCCATCTACAGGTTCTTTGAGGGCCTAAATCTAAACAACCTGTCCAGGTCTGAGAGCATAAAGAGCAAAGTTTCAGATGTAAATACAGTTCCTGTTAATAATGAAGAAACACTTTGCTGTCTGAAAAAAGAATGAATTGTGGTTTTTCTCTTCTCAGTCAACAAGACAGATACATTTCTCTGTAAACCCACACAATCAACCTGTGGTTAACACCGAAAGACACCTCCACCGAAGCAAAGGTGCTTTTGATCATTCGAActaacacaaaaacaacatttatctCCGCTGACCTACAAAAGTAATTCCCATCAAAATCATTCATAGTTCTGTAGTAGCAGGATCTGCCCGGGCACGCTGCTGACTGACTGGATTGGCAATTCTTCTCAGATTGTCCAATTCAGGAGACGACTCCACGCTGAAAGCATCGACACAGTGATCGATGTCTGAACGCACAAAGTATCTCTGATCCCCTTTCCATAGAAGCAACAACACCTCCACAAACAAAGTTAAAACGCTAACGTTAAGCAGATACGGATGTTTCGactacgttttttttttttgttctcaagACACTGGAATGGAGATAAAGACAGGCAGACGTCTCAGGGTATGGGTTATGTTTTAGTGTTAGTGTATGGGAAGACTAAATTTGACCTTACAGAACTGTCTGTGCATGAAAGCTGTTTCTAGCGCTCAGCTATATAGCTTGAAGCAGCCTGATGTTGTTTCAGTATCAGCCGCAGATCAACACTTCACATCCAGATCAACAcagaaataataatatatttgtATCGCTTATCTGATTTGGGCTTCTTCTTGACCTGTTTTTCACAATTCCTGCTCCTGATGTGTTCAGTTTCTACATTCATACTGAATCTTGTGCAAGTAACTGAAATTGTTTCCCTTGATTACAATTAGTTCTCCATTCTTAACCACCCTTACAAAGATATCTTTTGCTTTCATTACTGAGGAgcagaaagttttgttttgcCGTGTTAGCTCGgcactgtgtgggtcagtcCAGTAAGTTGAATAATGAAGTTAAAAGTCACTCGTTTGGGGTAATCAGTCATTATTAAAGTCTGATATTTTACTTCAATGCATGATTCTGGGATATTCTCCTGCTGTCATGCAGaactttgaaaaaacaaatgacaagaacaggcaaaaaaaaaaaatgattagaaGAATAATTAATTATTACAACATGACACCAATGCATTATTTTATTCTCAATACTGTTCACATAACCTTCCAGCACACAGTGGTTTACTGTTGAGTTGAAGCCGCAAGGACTTTTGTTTCACCGTTGGTTTCACTGAGAGTGCGATGGGGATATTTTGTGAAGAGTCGACTGTTACAACAGTTTCATCTGCGTGAGGGAGATAGAGCAACAGCCCAGAGTTACTGATATGCTGCCCAACATGCTTCTGCAAATCTCAAACaccctcacaaacacacaccagctgtcaggaataatatcatttcatgttttccacAATACGCCGACGTTGTTACTGGCATTTTCACACAGTCGTCATAATAATCAAGGTTTTCTTGACAGTGTAGAAAAGCAGCAGATTCTGGCTCGACCTCTGAGACGGCAGCTCATAGGGATGAAAAAGGAATAGAAAGGGTTTCCTTGTGCCCACATGAGAATGTAAATATCTACATGGAGAGCAAATGTTTTGTGAGAACTCACAAAAACTTCAGGATTTTTCTCTGCTTAACTCACAGCTCGGCCCGGATGGCCTTGACAGGACAACCTTGAGTCAAATGGAATGAGACGAATTTCTGAGCGAGCGCCAACGTGACGAGAAGAGAGGCAGAATGTCTAAACAAAAGAGGGAACATGGCTCGCATGCGTCCTCTTTTCAGATTACACCTGATCTGTTTGCAGCGTATGCAAAGTGAGCACAGGTTGGGAGGAACTACCCAGCTTGTTTGTTTGCACTTTGCACACAAACAAGCTGACTGTGGCCAGCGTGGTTTCTGTTTAATGTCACTTTGTAGTAACATGTATTGAAAGCATAGAGGAAGTTTAGGGTAAACGAGTCAAATCATGCACGCGGATCAGAGGATTCACTCTGGCGACCCCGGATGGGAGCAGCCAAAACAAaattctctctgtttctcagaGTTGGAGGTATTTAAAAATACATCCCccttgtgtttggtgtttgtccCTGCTGGTTCTCAGCAGAGAGCTCAGACGACGGGTTCCCCCACACGCCTGTCTCCCTTCAGCCGTCACCCGACAGCTCCGACCGAGCGTCTGTGTCGAGTCAGCCCGATGCGAGCCATCCGCTGGACTACCTCTTCCTCTCGCAGTGCGAGACGGGGAGCGTGAGCACCATTAGGTATGTACAGTCTGTTAAATCACAGACAAACATTCAAACAACTGCAGCGGCTCATCAACAAGTgcaactgttttcatttttttcccggCCTGTAGACACGACAGCTTCTCAAACTCGGAGATCTCTCTGGAGCAGAGGTCATCAGACGACGCAGTCAAGGACATCTGTGTTgattcctcctcatcctccattTCCCATGCGAATGTCAGTCCCTCTCAGTTCCGCCATGGGAGGCTGGCCCACCCTCCCTTCAGCGCTCCGTGCATCTCCATAGCCCTGCCGTCATCctcgtcctctcctctccgccacTGCGCCACAAGTGTCTTCCAGTTCGACAAACTGTACTCGTCGGCGCCGTTCGAGGTGTCGGCCGACGGACAGACGCCTCCTCCGCTGCCACCCAAACCGAATCACCTGTCAGACTCACTGAGTGACGAGGGAGCTCACAGGCCCAGGGCAATGTCCGCAAGGCATTTCGCCAGCAACACCGCACTATTTCCACGGAGGACCTCTATGTCGAGCCTGGACCATTTCAGGATCGGTAAATCCTCAATATCACGATAAAGAATCATTGTTTAAgcatgcagagagcagcagctggcaaCACTTCAACCACAGAAACCTTGACATAAGGCCGCATACAACAAAACTAATATCGTTCTTTCATGATATGATATTTTGCAGGGGATGCCAGCAGCAGATTGGTGAGGAACAGGAGGCAGAGTGTTAATCTGGTAAGACCCCAAAAACCAACACAACAAAAGCATTTTCCCATTTTTATCAACTACTTTTTGCCTTGTTTGAGGAGAAGTTTGTTAGTGACTGGATGAGCGTGAgacatttatttgaaaactattaCTGTAGCGCCCCCAAGTGGTGGTATATTTTACTCTGAATGAAAGGTCTTCTGTCATATGGGGATGGAAACAATCCCCACTTCCCCAAGTACAAAGGCAGAGCACTGGAGgcgtcgccagtccatcacagagcaaacacacagacaaacacacagacaaacacacacatgaacgtTTTAGATTCACCCAAAATGCATCTGTATTATGGAAGAGTAACTGAGTGCCTGAACAAAATGAACACACTGAGAATGTAAACAAAGTCCGCACAGAAGACCCTCCAGCCCCAGAATTGAACTGGGGGCCTTGTCTTGCATACAAACATGAGCTCAAAAGAATACGAAAGATGCTGCCCAAGCATGCAACAAGtctccacacagcagcagaattATCTCATGTTGGAAGCGCTGCGCAAAGAGGTGCGCTTGTCTGATCTCATTATTCCTTGTTGTTCGGCAGCCTTGTTTAAATACCACACAAGTTCAAAGCTACAAGGATGACTCATACGTCCCCATGGCTTCCCCTTCACCCTCCGTTACAACCGTTGAATGTGACGGCTACATCCCCATGAGCCCTGCGAAATTCAGCTTCCTTGGTACGAACGCCTCTGCCGAGTCCTCCTCATCTCTCGGCTCGCTGATGTGTCAAACTGGAGATGTCGAACCGCCGCCGATTAACCGGCACCTCAAGCCGTGCTTGAGGAGAGGTGAGATTCACACCCCAGGAACTGTCTTCCCACATTGTAAGCTTGATGTGGCGAGGAGCTGActtgtattttcatctttatcTTTATCCGCTTCCATTGGAAGTGTCTGATCTCTGATCTGGTCTCTCTGTCCAAAAAAGGCAAAATTCTAGTTTGTTCTAACTTTGTCCTTTTCTGTCACACAGCTCGACCTCCACCTCTTGACCTCAGTGGCCTTTCTACCATCACAGAGTATCCCACTCATCTTCTTGTGAACAGAGCATTGACCGAATCATGGTGAGAGGAACCAAAATGTCCTTAACTATTTTTTTCACCTCATATTTTTTCCAGTGGACTTCAGCTCAGTATTTGTGTTTATATACGCTGCTGATTCTGTCACTAAACAATATTGGTTCACATCTGAATGTTGGGAGATTGATACATGGCTGCCTTTTTCTGGGAAATCATAGTTACAGAAATAAGGGATTGGAAGATCAAGTTAAGATTAACTGTATTTTAATGCGGTAATGAATATAATGACCAGCCCTGCAGGAATACGTCAGTTAAACCTTGACCATGTGTGTGGGGGGGAGCAAATTTGAGTCCCTTTTGTGGCAGGAAGTGCACCTGTGTGTAGACAAATCCACAGTGCAAATACTCACTGTAATGACCctagtaaaaaagaaaaagtcatcaTAAGAGACTGATAATAAAGATAATCAACAATTACTGCAGTTTTCTATTCCTGTTTATAGAACATCAAATGAGATATTCGAAAATCTGACTgtgacttcttttctttttctgtgaacTGGCAGTTTTTCAATGAACTGTTCACCTCCGGAGAGAAAACTGGAGAATGGGGACAGTTCAAGAGATGAAGCCACAAACTGCTCTGCAATGGTAATATTTTACTGCAGGAACACaatttcaaatgcttttttccccttttgtttAGAATTTATTCCTTCTTTTCagataattaaaatgttttgctgCTCCAGACAAATCTTATTTAGTTCATAATCCTGAAAATGGCCCTTTTGGTCACAAAGGCTGCAGATCCTTGATTCAGATCTAGATCATCAGCCATAACTGAACAGTTATGATAATGTAATATGTTGTATCTCTAGGAATTGTGCAGATTTGCTTTAGATTCCACGAAATCACTTTGCAAAACTCTGCGACTCATGTATTGTGTTGTCAGGTGCAGATAGTTTCTTGTCTGTACTAAAAAAGTTACaaggttagggtcagggttagttGCATTGAAGAGATCTAATATGAATTGGACTCTCAGCTCAAATTTACATGCTCAACAATTGCAGTTATAACTGTTATTATTTCAAGCTCAGctaaaatgaaaactgtgctGTTTACCCAATCATCTCATTTTCCATCGCAGGAATCAAGGCAACTGCTTGGTCTCACCTTAGATGGAGTCGTGCAGCCCTGGATGAAGAGCTCAAACCTTGACTATTTGTCACTGGATTTCAATTCTGCATCCCCTTCACCTGTACAGAAGGTATATTTGCATTACATAATCATTGACTGCCTCGTTATTCTCTTAGCTGAACAGCCAATATAATCATTGAAATGCTAACATGACACTGAAGGACTGAGGTTTTACCCTTACCAATGAGACATAATCTAAAAACGattattttctgtcaaaatgcATGCAATGTCATTTTGGAAACTTTTATTCCAAAGACATGTCTGATTGTTGTCTCTTTATCTGTCTTAATATCACACAGAAACCTTTTCTGTCTGATGAGCACAGAGTGGATTATGTGAAGGTGGATGAGAAGAAGACTCAGGCACTTCAGAACACCAGAATGGAGTGGACAGACGTCCGGCAGTCCAAAACATGAATGGAAAGCACagtattaaacaaaaaaaaaagtcaggaatATTTGGTTGTGAGAAGAccaacaataaaataaaaaaagcattaCAGAGGACCCATATGAAGAGGACCAAAAGAAGCACTTTTAGAAGCAGAACTGAAATAAACTTGCAAGAATTTTGAAGCAATTTTATGCTCGTTGCATTAAGGAAACACAAAATTGCACTGGTATCACTAAGTTAAATCTCTGTGGAACTGAACTGTAAATACTGCCTTGATCATGCACTGTTCACTGTGGATTTTCTGTAGCATTCTACTGAATTTTGAAAAGGCCATCTCATTGTTCCATTGTACAAAAGATGCTGTAAATGTATGTATGATACGAATAAAGTTTCtactaaaaacattttaaataatgctTCTTCAGGTTTGATTGAGTTTTATAAATAAGCCCGATAGCTCAAAAACTGTTGTTTATACTACTTTCAGCAGGATATTTTATGGTTAAGTTCAAAGCTGTTTCTTAAACTTAAATCAAATACCTATCAGTTAGGAGCCAAACATTTACTATGGTAtatgttaaaataaaatatcacaaaTCCATTCTGAATCTGAAAGTATAGAGGGTAAAACTGTAACCTGCTGTTGGAACAAGGTTCTAACAGATATATTTTTATATGGAGAATGACTGGATAGACAGATTTTCCCTGCAGGTGTTCTTGTTTGGGCTAAGTAGGTTATGTTGTGGACGTCAGGTCTCATTTGGCATTTCAAAAGCATCAATACACCAGAGGGGAATGGCTCCAAACATTCTTGCATATTCTCCAGGGGGTACAGGGATATCCTGTCTTACAAGAAATCCTTCATATAAGTCCCTCATTGCCAAATACCTGATATATCCATATAATGCTGTGTCGCAAACAATTATTCGTGAAAAGagatttctgtctttgttaTCCAAAATTAGGTAGGTGTGTGGTGAAAAATAATTCCTGATGAGAGACAACGAAAGTAAAAAAGCAGACTTTATCAGGGTCTTTATCTGTGatattaatataatataatataatataatataatataatataatataatataatataatataatataatataatgtatTTAGATTGTGACGCCGCGTGCCTCGCGTGTTACGTCACTAACATGCGCCGAGGAGCCGGAGAAGGAGGTTTGGGAAAATTACCTGAGGAGTGGAGAGAGTGGGAGTCATCCTCCAGCATTTAAATGTGTCTTTTCCGTGTGGGTCGTCATGTGTGGTTGAACCGGACTCGGTAAGCTCTCGGGCCGGCGGGTCGCCGGGCTGCTGCGATGCATTTCGCTGCGCTGTGCTCTCGGGTTTAGCGCCGCTAGCCGCTGTCAGACTCTCTTCATAAACTCAGACCTCTCAGCCAGCTAGCGACTGCTGGGGTCACATGAAACCGTGCGTGAGTAAACCTGCCCCGGGGCTCGGATCGAGCACAAGCCAGCTGCTGCCAGCCCGGAGTTAAAGCCGAGTCGGAGCGACCAGGAGCCATGCATTGAGTGCCGTCGTCGTCCCCTGGTCGAGAAACCGGCGGAATCTGGCTCTTTTGTCGGTAGGTTTGTTTACGTCGTGGACCCGTTAGCTCTGTCGTGTGTCTGTGCtcaagtttcagtttttctagAGAAGTCTTTTCGTCTTTATTTTATCTACGTTGTGTTACGACTTTGACTTAAACATTTCCCTGAAACTTTCCTTTCACCGCTGATCATCACTGAGGCAACATTGTCTAATCTTAATCCGAGTGAATAATCCCCTCTTTTCATCCGTCAAGAAAGTAGGAGCTCAAAGCTTTATTTGTAACAACCGGTCTGCTATGTGTTAATAACTGCTTGTGATATGAGTTGCACTACAATCATTTTAGAAATCATATcatgaaaaaacttttttaggGTTATATATTCTATCTGTTCTCTGAGtttaggtttgtttttctttttttatggaCAAATTGTaatcagcagcagagtcagtTACGATGAAAGCAGTCAGGTTAGTCCAAGGGAAACTCTGATTTGGACACCTGAAGGACAGGACAGTGTGGGGTTCACACAGGAAGTATGAGGGAATTTACAGTCTGTcatatcaaaataaataaataaatttaccATAATTTACTGCACtaataaaatacataataataaaatactttttcttaATCTCTGccaaatggggaaaaaagattTCTGGTTCCACAAATAATAAGCATCAAAGTTGAATGCATGCAAGTGACATATGTCAACATGTCTTACAGTATATAAGTGACATGTTTAATTGATTATTTGTAAGACTTAATAAATGTCTTCATACTGTAGATTATTTCTCAGACATGTCTACAAATATAGCAGATTAAGTTTGAATCTGCGATACAGtggaaaatataaaatgtttaGACTAATATGTACATACAATTCTGAGTTAAGTTTCTTGTTGCTTAGCCTGCcagctttttaattaaaactggaTTCAAGGAAGTTAAATTTACAAACTTGCAGATGTAGATTTTTTCTGGTAATGTCAGTCATATCAAGAAGCCATTGTTTCTAAAATACTTAATAAGTATTAAGATTAAATATTGTTTTGAAACAAGCAAAATGCTTACACCTATCTGCTTCTGTCCAACTTAGAGATTCAGGTGCTCGAGCCGATTCCAGCGTGCTAAAACAGACGGATGTACATTCACACGTAGCGGCAAATGAGTCATTCATTTAACCTcaaatgcacagaaaaaaacatgaaaacctaACACAGAAAAGCACCTGAGTCtataattgaataaaaaataaaatggtttggaagaaaaaaaggaaattatatCTCCCTGTGGGTATTATTCAAGGTTATAAATGCCGAAGGTGAATTGAGAATCCTTTGGGTTGACACTAGAAACAGTGTTATTTTTCATCTTGTATTACAAAAAATACTAATTTTGGCCTCTTTCTCAACGCAGGGCTTTTATCAGATGGAGGAGACGTTTGCTGCAGTCTGCCCAACGAGCTGATTTCAAACTTCAGCTGTTATGCCTTCTGTCTGACTCGAGCTCTTCTATATGTGCGAGCAATGGCTTTTCGCAAGGTAGATGAGCTACCGAGTGAGAGCAGTGACTCTCCTTCAGTCACCAGGCACCGATGTGGCCCGGATGACATTGTGGAGGAGCTTCATCCGGATGCGATGAACGCTACGGTGAAATCTCAAAAATCTGGGAAATTCAGGAggactgctctgacattttttGGCGTTCGTAAAAGTATCTGTATTTTGCCGAGTTTCTTCAGTGGGAGGAGTAAGAACCAGAGCAAGTGGACGACTAAGAAAGGAATCACCAAAAGCCGAACACACGACGGGCTGAGCAAAGTTAGTCATGATGACAATCTGAGAAGCGGTTATTCTTTAGCCGGAGACTTTGAGTTCCACAACCAGAAGGACGCTGCTGGAGAGCTCCACAGTAGCTGTCACAATGAATGTAGTCACCCCTCCGCTGACCAGAAATCCCTGACTCTCGGCCGGCAGAGACGAGGTTTCATGAGTCTCTTTCACAGTTTTAAGCATCACAGAAACCATAGAAACGCTGGACTGGATAAAACGGAAATGATTGCGATGTCCTCTCCTCCCTGCGGGAAAGAGGAGCCTGTTGTCCAGGACAACGCCAAGCAGTATGTCACCGAGTGCCTGGGATCTGAACCGGATGTGCCTGATTTTGCAGATGTGATATGTGACATTTCCATCGGACCTGAATGTAGTGATGCCGACGCTTCTGGATTTGAGAGTCGTGCGGAGAAAGAAAGTCCAAAGTCTGTGCTCGACGATCAAGAAAGTGACCCTCAACTGGAGATTGATTCGACGGCTGTGGTTTCCTCTGACTTCAAGGAGAATTTTAGGGGACACAGCGAGCCTTGCCTGAACCTTCAGGCGATGTCTGAGCCCACGTTGAAGCCTGAAACACCGGCTGGCTCCTCGGATCAGCTGAACATTTTCGGAGATGTAGCGTCATTAAAGAGCTTTGATTCTCTCACCGGTTGCGGGGACATCATTGCAGATCAAGAAGACGACAGCATCACCGAGAGCACGGTGTCGGGTGAACGGAGCAGGAATGGAGGAAAGAGGGCCTCTTGTTATCTGACTTATCAGGGTGGCGGTGAAGAGATGGCGTCGCCGGAAGACTTGGATGAATCATGTCTCCGGGACTTCTGGGAAAATACCGCATCGGAAGAAATGTGCTACACTTGCAATCAAGACCACACGGAAATGACGGCCGAGCTGACGAGTTCCCACAACATGGACTtgctgaacagcagcagtgcCCAGCAGGCGGCTGGCGCTGCGGACACTTCGTCCATCGCTGATGTCTTAACTCCTCAAAGTGAGCATCAAGAGTCTGTTCCAAATAGCGACGAGGGCTATTACGACTCAACGACCCCCGGGCCGGAGGAGGGGCAGGAGAAGACAGAGCGACTGGGGACGGGCAGATTGCCCAGAGACAGCTACAGCGGCGATGCCCTCTACGAACTGTTTGCACCTGACGAGAGTCTCATCAGTCCTCACTATGAGAACAAATCCAAACTCCCTCCTTCAAACCAGTGCGACTATTTAAGTGAGATGGTCAACGTGTCGGATTCCGCCTTTGTTCCGGAAATGAACAGGTTACAAATAAGTGCTGACTTGTATGATGTTCACGATTTCCTAGAAATGCAAAACACATGCGGTAAATCCCCAGAGCAAGCGCAGAACACGGTGACTCAGCAGGAAATTGGTATGAATAAAAACTCTAATTTGAATTCAAAACCTCAAGCATCGGGCCACATGAAAGATATGAAACTGGacatatttgaagaaaaaggaaataagcTTGCGCCCGCTGAAAAAAGGACGAGCCCCCTCAGTGCTGACTGTGAGAAACGGCACAGCAACTTATCATTCGGCAGCACGTCTGACCCTGactttgaaacattttgtgAACCCAAAGAGGAGCACCTCGAGGAGAACAAACCGGTGGCTTTACCCTACAGGAATATCAACGCTCAGCCTGAAGATTGTAACAATGACGCGGACGACGGGCACGCGGTGTGTTTCTCCCAGGCCCTTGTGGACTACacgaaaaacactgaaatgatggGTAACCATGACGACGACCTGGAGACAAACTCTGCCATCACCCCGAACATGGAGGCCTTACCCGCCATAGTGACGTTTGACGTCGTGGACCTGCACAACGAGGGCGAATACGACGAGCAGCTTCAtatggagctggaggaggataTCGCGTCGCCCTATCAGGAATTTGAGGAGAGCTACCTTCAGAAAGACGCATTTGCTGAGTGCGACTATCAAATGTTAGATCTGTATGAACAGAATATGATCAGCAACACATGGGCAGTCGCTAGTCTCCCACGGCACCTCGGCCTTACAAGAGTCGGTCAGTCCGTGCCTAATCCATTGTCTCTGGACAGGAGGACTCGGTCCCTGGACACAGAAAGCCTCGAGATGAAGATGCCCGACACGTACAAAGAGAACAGAGCTGCTACCGTTTCTTGTCCTCAGAATGAAAAAGACTCTGAGAGAGATTCCTCGCCATATTATATGAAGAATGTAGTCGTGTCGGCATCAGAAGTTAAAGACGGCGACGGCGTGACATCCTCGTCGTGGCAAACAAGGTCAGAGATGGCTTTAAGCCTCCCGATGAGTGACGGAGAAGTTACAGGAAAGGTACAAAGTGTCGCTCAGGCACAAGGAAAACACAGCGTGTTTCCGGGCGCGGCGAACACTGATTTCCCCGGCAGTAAATCTCAACGTCACGGCTCTAACGTGTCAGACAGGGAGAACACAGAGCCCAACAACAGGCGGTGTCACTCCCCCTCGCAGTCAGACTCTTCTTCACCTCACAGCACCTTGGTTTATCCCGGAGCGAAGGAGAACATATCAGACGACATCAACGATGACATTTTTCGTAAAGCTGCTGCTAAGCTGCCATCTTACAGTCACCCTGGCAGACCAGGGTGCAGTAGGGAAGCTCTGTCCAATACTGGGAGTCCTCTGAACTCGTGTGTGTTTAAAGAGGAAATCAGACCTGCCAGGGATGTGGCCTGCAACAATCTTCCCGACACAACCTTTAACTGAGTCAGCCTCAGTCACACAGTGAAGGCATGTGTGTTCATACAAAGAGGGTCATTGTTGCTTTacctatttttttctcttgcacaTCTGATTCagttgaaagcttttttttttttttttttttttttaagactgtAGTAAGTGATTTTGAAGTCATGCTAAAACGTGGAGTCAAGTACAGCGTTTGGGAGTTTGGATTTCTGCATTTGCACATTTACCGCCTACTTTACACAAGCTACACATATTAGTTCTTTTGTAGGTATTTAAGGGAGTGATCGTTACGTTACCATTGGAGGTGCTCGCATGTTCATCTCATGAAGCTAGTGAATTTTACTAGAATGTTAATACCCACGTGTAGCCTCAGTATCCAGGGCTTTGTCCGGTTGTTATTCATGTGCCTGGCTTCCATTGTGCAGCCACACAGGGCTGACTGAGTTCTGCTTACTTTGCCAATTGCCTCTTTACATGAGTTGCAATGCTTTAAATACTGGTCTTTGTTTGTGctttgcagcttttatttttaatctccaGTGAAATTCATGCTTCTGTGACATGATGCTAAAATTGagtgtttttgaagtgttttgatTCATTTCAAGCTAgattgggtaaaaaaaaaaacccaggagaTTCTTTAACAGGAATATTTCGGAGGATCAGTTTAAATCACCTTTTATGAAATATACAGAAAAGGTTTGACTGTTACTAAAACAGCTAGTTCTACTCATTCATCCTTTCACAACTTTTACTAACTTCAGCTTCCAGGTCATCTTTATACTGGTCCTCATTTGTAGTTGGTACAATCCATTtgttgtgtgaaaatatattttatctAAGATGTCAGATACACCGATGAAATTCGgtgaaataaagttaaaaaaaaaaaaaaaacgcaaaagTCTTAGACTGTCAAGCCAATTCAGCCTTTTTAGAATTATTTTTGTCAAATTTACATTTGAGTCCAGTGGTGAACTCTCAGTGAAACGAATTCTTAATTGTCAAGTTGTACATTGAACAAATAACTTGCTTTGGGGATTTTTCTTAtgttcagtggtgttttctCTTGTATCTCCTGGTGAATACagtgtttctttaatttttttcagatgATGTAGTTTTTTAATAGCCTAATATTGAACAAATGtcaaataaatttgtgtttatATTCTTCAGCTCTTTGTACACTGTAATATGTATTCTGAATGGTTTCCACATGTCAGTACTGTTTTTGAGTTGTATTATTTTTTACTTCaggattttagaaaaaaaaaaacaatagtttGAGTTACATCCATGCTTCATGAAATCCTCTGAGAAATCAGTTTTGTCAGATTTAAACACTGCcttacataaaaaaataaacttggcAAGACATCACGttgttgtcatttatttttgcgTTTCACCTATCAGTGCAAGTAGTTGGAATGAAgcataaaaacaagaaatcatGTGATTCTCATGTTTGATTTGGTACAGATGTTAGCCGGATGCTCTCCCTGGTGCATCCTGAACAGCTGTGGAGTTTAACTCTcagcttgcttttttttttccagtttagtCGCTGCATGTACACAAATTTtgatttgaagatttttttaagGCAGTGCAGGCAAACTGGGGACAACCAAAGAGTGAAGTGACCCACAGGATTATGTACCATGTTTAGACCGG
Proteins encoded in this region:
- the gab3 gene encoding GRB2-associated-binding protein 3 isoform X2; this encodes MPHTALSFTAAAAAAAAAAAAAAEAVLVVVVLVVVEVAAAAVRTTHSAVKMSAGDEVCTGWLIKSPPEKKLKRFAWRKRWFVLRRGRMSGNPDVLEYYQSKNSKKPIRTIDLKECEVEMLNGQLRIKRDFHGKLLFVVKTSSRIFYLVAKTEEEMNVWISSISQICQFGNLEDTESSDDGFPHTPVSLQPSPDSSDRASVSSQPDASHPLDYLFLSQCETGSVSTIRHDSFSNSEISLEQRSSDDAVKDICVDSSSSSISHANVSPSQFRHGRLAHPPFSAPCISIALPSSSSSPLRHCATSVFQFDKLYSSAPFEVSADGQTPPPLPPKPNHLSDSLSDEGAHRPRAMSARHFASNTALFPRRTSMSSLDHFRIGDASSRLVRNRRQSVNLPCLNTTQVQSYKDDSYVPMASPSPSVTTVECDGYIPMSPAKFSFLGTNASAESSSSLGSLMCQTGDVEPPPINRHLKPCLRRARPPPLDLSGLSTITEYPTHLLVNRALTESCFSMNCSPPERKLENGDSSRDEATNCSAMESRQLLGLTLDGVVQPWMKSSNLDYLSLDFNSASPSPVQKKPFLSDEHRVDYVKVDEKKTQALQNTRMEWTDVRQSKT
- the amer1 gene encoding APC membrane recruitment protein 1; amino-acid sequence: MAFRKVDELPSESSDSPSVTRHRCGPDDIVEELHPDAMNATVKSQKSGKFRRTALTFFGVRKSICILPSFFSGRSKNQSKWTTKKGITKSRTHDGLSKVSHDDNLRSGYSLAGDFEFHNQKDAAGELHSSCHNECSHPSADQKSLTLGRQRRGFMSLFHSFKHHRNHRNAGLDKTEMIAMSSPPCGKEEPVVQDNAKQYVTECLGSEPDVPDFADVICDISIGPECSDADASGFESRAEKESPKSVLDDQESDPQLEIDSTAVVSSDFKENFRGHSEPCLNLQAMSEPTLKPETPAGSSDQLNIFGDVASLKSFDSLTGCGDIIADQEDDSITESTVSGERSRNGGKRASCYLTYQGGGEEMASPEDLDESCLRDFWENTASEEMCYTCNQDHTEMTAELTSSHNMDLLNSSSAQQAAGAADTSSIADVLTPQSEHQESVPNSDEGYYDSTTPGPEEGQEKTERLGTGRLPRDSYSGDALYELFAPDESLISPHYENKSKLPPSNQCDYLSEMVNVSDSAFVPEMNRLQISADLYDVHDFLEMQNTCGKSPEQAQNTVTQQEIGMNKNSNLNSKPQASGHMKDMKLDIFEEKGNKLAPAEKRTSPLSADCEKRHSNLSFGSTSDPDFETFCEPKEEHLEENKPVALPYRNINAQPEDCNNDADDGHAVCFSQALVDYTKNTEMMGNHDDDLETNSAITPNMEALPAIVTFDVVDLHNEGEYDEQLHMELEEDIASPYQEFEESYLQKDAFAECDYQMLDLYEQNMISNTWAVASLPRHLGLTRVGQSVPNPLSLDRRTRSLDTESLEMKMPDTYKENRAATVSCPQNEKDSERDSSPYYMKNVVVSASEVKDGDGVTSSSWQTRSEMALSLPMSDGEVTGKVQSVAQAQGKHSVFPGAANTDFPGSKSQRHGSNVSDRENTEPNNRRCHSPSQSDSSSPHSTLVYPGAKENISDDINDDIFRKAAAKLPSYSHPGRPGCSREALSNTGSPLNSCVFKEEIRPARDVACNNLPDTTFN
- the gab3 gene encoding GRB2-associated-binding protein 3 isoform X1, yielding MPHTALSFTAAAAAAAAAAAAAAEAVLVVVVLVVVEVAAAAVRTTHSAVKMSAGDEVCTGWLIKSPPEKKLKRFAWRKRWFVLRRGRMSGNPDVLEYYQSKNSKKPIRTIDLKECEVEMLNGQLRIKRDFHGKLLFVVKTSSRIFYLVAKTEEEMNVWISSISQICQFGNLEDTAESSDDGFPHTPVSLQPSPDSSDRASVSSQPDASHPLDYLFLSQCETGSVSTIRHDSFSNSEISLEQRSSDDAVKDICVDSSSSSISHANVSPSQFRHGRLAHPPFSAPCISIALPSSSSSPLRHCATSVFQFDKLYSSAPFEVSADGQTPPPLPPKPNHLSDSLSDEGAHRPRAMSARHFASNTALFPRRTSMSSLDHFRIGDASSRLVRNRRQSVNLPCLNTTQVQSYKDDSYVPMASPSPSVTTVECDGYIPMSPAKFSFLGTNASAESSSSLGSLMCQTGDVEPPPINRHLKPCLRRARPPPLDLSGLSTITEYPTHLLVNRALTESCFSMNCSPPERKLENGDSSRDEATNCSAMESRQLLGLTLDGVVQPWMKSSNLDYLSLDFNSASPSPVQKKPFLSDEHRVDYVKVDEKKTQALQNTRMEWTDVRQSKT